In a genomic window of Mycolicibacillus parakoreensis:
- a CDS encoding ABC transporter substrate-binding protein produces the protein MRIRTWGVALLWAATVLTGGCVHNVDEPAGLPTTTVAVSRVAALVPPAVAARSRLVIGVNLPQPPNQFRDSAGRIVGFDIDLITAVATTLGLRADFRQADFEKIIPAVRAGAYDVGTASFTDTRARERVVDFVTYFATGTLWVQRAGSTLTPQRACGRTVAVQTATMADTHEVPAASAACRRRGHPPVEKVKFDRQDVATNALLLGRVQAMAADRPVSAWAIEQSGGRLVAAGKPSTPAPYGWPVAKDGGLAEPIRRAVQHLIDTGAYRRIAEAWTLTSGMVTAAVINGARG, from the coding sequence GTGCGGATCCGGACGTGGGGCGTGGCGCTGCTGTGGGCGGCCACGGTGCTGACCGGCGGCTGCGTGCACAACGTCGACGAACCGGCCGGGCTGCCCACCACCACCGTGGCGGTCTCCCGCGTCGCCGCGCTGGTCCCGCCCGCGGTCGCCGCGCGCAGCCGGCTGGTGATCGGGGTCAACCTGCCCCAGCCCCCCAACCAGTTCCGGGACTCGGCCGGACGCATCGTCGGGTTCGACATCGACCTGATCACCGCGGTGGCGACCACCCTAGGCCTGCGGGCCGACTTCCGGCAGGCCGACTTCGAAAAGATCATCCCCGCGGTCCGCGCCGGCGCCTATGACGTGGGCACCGCGTCGTTCACCGACACCCGCGCCCGGGAGCGGGTGGTCGATTTCGTCACCTATTTCGCCACCGGGACGCTGTGGGTGCAGCGCGCCGGGTCGACGCTGACCCCGCAGCGCGCCTGCGGCCGCACGGTCGCCGTGCAGACCGCGACGATGGCCGACACCCACGAGGTGCCCGCCGCGAGCGCGGCGTGCCGCCGCCGCGGGCACCCGCCCGTCGAGAAGGTGAAGTTCGACCGCCAGGACGTCGCCACCAACGCGCTGCTGCTGGGCCGGGTGCAGGCCATGGCCGCCGACCGGCCGGTGTCGGCCTGGGCGATCGAGCAGTCCGGGGGGCGGTTGGTCGCGGCGGGAAAGCCCTCCACACCCGCCCCGTACGGCTGGCCGGTCGCCAAGGACGGCGGGCTGGCCGAGCCGATCCGGCGAGCCGTGCAGCACCTGATCGACACCGGCGCCTATCGGCGCATCGCCGAGGCGTGGACCCTGACCTCGGGGATGGTGACGGCCGCGGTGATCAACGGCGCCCGCGGATGA
- the cydB gene encoding cytochrome d ubiquinol oxidase subunit II: MGLQEVWFVVVAALFLGFFLLEGFDFGVGMLMAPFGRAAGGPTETAEAHRRAALNTIGPVWDGNEVWLITAGGAMFAAFPGWYATLFSGLYLPLLAILVGMIVRVVAIEWRGKIDDPRWRCWADVGIAAGSWLPAVLWGVAFAILLRGLDVDAEHQVHLSLADVFNAYTLLGGVATAGLFLFYGAVFVALKTAGAIRDDAHRFATALAVPVIAVVAGFGVWTQIAYGKNWTWAALAVAVVALLTAVALVWRRIADGWAFFATAVVVAAVVTLLFGALYPNLVPSTANPEWSLTIYNASSTPYTLKIMTWAAAIFAPLVMVYQGWTYWVFRQRISAERIPASTGLARRPS, translated from the coding sequence ATGGGCTTGCAGGAAGTGTGGTTCGTGGTGGTGGCCGCGCTGTTCCTGGGATTCTTCCTGCTGGAGGGGTTCGACTTCGGTGTCGGCATGCTGATGGCGCCGTTCGGTCGGGCCGCCGGCGGCCCGACCGAGACCGCCGAGGCGCACCGGCGTGCCGCGCTCAACACCATCGGACCGGTGTGGGACGGCAACGAGGTGTGGCTGATCACCGCCGGTGGCGCCATGTTCGCGGCGTTTCCCGGCTGGTACGCCACGCTGTTCTCCGGGCTGTACCTGCCGCTGCTGGCGATCCTGGTCGGCATGATCGTGCGGGTGGTGGCCATCGAGTGGCGCGGCAAGATCGACGATCCGCGGTGGCGGTGCTGGGCCGACGTCGGGATCGCCGCCGGTTCCTGGCTGCCGGCGGTGCTGTGGGGGGTGGCGTTCGCGATCCTGCTCCGAGGCCTGGACGTCGACGCTGAACACCAGGTGCATCTGAGCCTGGCCGACGTGTTCAACGCCTACACGCTGCTCGGCGGTGTGGCCACCGCGGGGCTGTTCCTGTTCTACGGGGCGGTGTTCGTCGCGCTGAAGACCGCCGGCGCCATCCGCGACGACGCCCACCGCTTCGCCACCGCACTGGCGGTGCCGGTGATCGCGGTGGTCGCCGGGTTCGGGGTGTGGACCCAGATCGCCTACGGCAAGAACTGGACCTGGGCGGCGTTGGCGGTGGCGGTGGTGGCGCTGCTCACCGCGGTGGCACTGGTGTGGCGCCGCATCGCCGATGGGTGGGCGTTTTTCGCCACCGCCGTGGTGGTCGCCGCCGTGGTCACCCTGCTGTTCGGTGCGCTGTACCCGAACCTGGTGCCCTCCACCGCGAACCCCGAGTGGAGCTTGACGATCTACAACGCGTCGTCGACGCCGTACACCCTGAAGATCATGACCTGGGCCGCCGCGATCTTCGCCCCACTGGTCATGGTGTACCAAGGCTGGACGTATTGGGTTTTCCGCCAACGTATCTCCGCTGAGCGGATCCCCGCGTCGACCGGGCTGGCGAGGCGACCATCCTGA
- the pyk gene encoding pyruvate kinase, with product MTRRGKIVCTLGPATSSDEMVKALVEAGMDVARLNFSHGEHADHRTAYERVRIASDATGRAVGVLADLQGPKIRLGKFTAGSVYWSAGEIVRITVEECAGTHDRVSTTYADLANDAVPGDRVLVDDGNVGLVVEEIDGNDVVCRVTDGGPVSDHKGISLPGVNVSAPALSEKDVEDLEFALNLGVDMVALSFVRSPSDVELVHAVMDRVGRRVPVIAKLEKPEAIEDLEAVVLAFDAVMVARGDLGVEMPLEEVPLVQKRAIQTARENARPVIVATQMLESMIENVRPTRAEASDVANAVLDGTDAVMLSGETAVGKHALAAVRTMSSILRAVEEDSTAVPPLAHLPRTKRGVICYAARDIGERLNAKALVAFTQSGDTVRRLARLHSPLPLLAFTSLPEIRSQLAMTWGTETFIVPERRSTDDMIREVDKAMLELGRYQRGDLIIVVAGAPPGTVGSTNMIHVHRIGEDDV from the coding sequence GTGACACGACGCGGAAAGATTGTCTGCACGCTCGGTCCAGCCACAAGCAGCGACGAGATGGTAAAAGCGCTGGTCGAGGCCGGAATGGATGTCGCGCGACTCAACTTCAGCCACGGTGAGCACGCCGATCACAGGACGGCCTACGAGCGGGTCCGGATCGCCTCGGACGCCACCGGCCGTGCTGTCGGGGTCCTGGCGGATCTGCAGGGCCCCAAGATCCGGCTGGGCAAGTTCACCGCGGGGTCGGTCTACTGGTCGGCAGGCGAGATCGTCCGGATCACCGTCGAGGAGTGCGCCGGCACCCACGACCGGGTCTCCACCACCTACGCCGATCTGGCCAACGACGCGGTCCCCGGTGACCGCGTCCTGGTCGACGACGGCAACGTCGGCCTGGTGGTCGAGGAGATCGACGGCAACGACGTCGTCTGCCGGGTCACCGACGGCGGGCCGGTCAGCGACCACAAGGGCATCTCGCTTCCCGGGGTGAACGTCTCCGCACCCGCACTGTCGGAGAAGGACGTCGAGGATCTTGAATTCGCCCTCAACCTGGGTGTCGACATGGTGGCGTTGTCGTTCGTCCGCTCGCCCTCCGACGTCGAACTGGTGCATGCGGTGATGGACCGCGTCGGGCGCCGGGTCCCGGTCATCGCCAAACTGGAGAAACCGGAGGCGATCGAGGATCTGGAGGCCGTCGTCCTGGCCTTCGACGCGGTGATGGTCGCCCGCGGTGACCTCGGTGTCGAGATGCCGCTCGAAGAGGTGCCGCTGGTTCAGAAACGGGCGATTCAGACGGCGCGGGAGAACGCGCGCCCGGTGATCGTCGCCACCCAGATGCTGGAATCGATGATCGAGAACGTGCGCCCCACCCGGGCCGAGGCCTCCGATGTGGCCAATGCGGTCCTGGACGGCACCGATGCGGTGATGCTCTCCGGGGAGACCGCGGTCGGCAAGCACGCACTGGCTGCGGTGCGCACTATGAGTTCCATTCTGCGTGCGGTGGAAGAGGATTCGACTGCAGTGCCACCGCTGGCGCATCTGCCGCGCACCAAACGCGGTGTCATCTGCTACGCGGCACGCGACATCGGGGAGCGTCTCAACGCCAAGGCGTTGGTCGCGTTCACCCAGTCCGGTGACACGGTGCGCCGGCTGGCACGGCTGCACTCACCGCTGCCGTTGCTGGCGTTCACCTCGCTGCCGGAGATCCGCAGCCAGCTGGCGATGACCTGGGGCACCGAGACGTTCATCGTGCCGGAACGCCGGTCGACCGACGACATGATCCGCGAGGTGGACAAGGCGATGCTGGAGCTGGGTCGCTACCAGCGCGGCGATCTGATCATCGTCGTGGCCGGCGCCCCACCGGGCACGGTCGGATCCACCAACATGATTCACGTGCACCGCATCGGTGAGGACGATGTCTAG
- a CDS encoding amino acid ABC transporter ATP-binding protein, translating to MVQADRVCAGYGGAPVLHDVSLRVARGQVLCLVGPSGSGKSTLLRCVNHLHPITAGRLYVDGELVGYRESRGKLHELRPREIARQRRAIGMVFQQFNLFAHRTAVENIIEAPIQVNRVRPDAARRRARELLDRVGLADSADAYPAQLSGGQQQRVAIARALAMDPKLMLFDEPTSALDPELVGEVLTVMRTLARDGMTMLVVTHEMGFAREVADRVVFLDRGVVVESGPPAEVFNRPRHDRTRTFLSRLR from the coding sequence ATGGTGCAGGCCGACCGGGTCTGCGCCGGCTACGGCGGTGCGCCGGTGCTGCACGACGTCAGCCTGCGCGTCGCCCGCGGGCAGGTGCTGTGTCTGGTGGGGCCGTCGGGATCGGGCAAATCGACGTTGCTGCGCTGTGTGAACCACCTGCACCCGATCACCGCGGGACGGTTGTACGTCGACGGCGAGCTCGTCGGCTACCGCGAATCGCGCGGCAAGCTGCACGAGTTGCGCCCGCGCGAGATCGCCCGCCAGCGCCGCGCGATCGGCATGGTGTTTCAGCAGTTCAACCTTTTCGCCCATCGCACGGCGGTGGAGAACATCATCGAGGCGCCGATCCAGGTCAACCGGGTGCGCCCGGATGCCGCGCGGCGGCGCGCCCGCGAGCTGCTGGACCGGGTGGGGCTGGCCGACAGCGCCGACGCCTACCCGGCGCAGCTCTCCGGCGGCCAGCAGCAGCGGGTGGCGATCGCGCGGGCGCTGGCCATGGACCCGAAGCTGATGCTGTTCGACGAACCGACCTCGGCGCTGGACCCGGAACTGGTCGGCGAGGTGTTGACGGTGATGCGCACGCTGGCCCGGGACGGGATGACGATGCTGGTCGTCACCCACGAGATGGGTTTCGCCCGCGAGGTCGCCGACCGGGTGGTCTTCCTCGACCGCGGTGTGGTCGTGGAGAGCGGGCCGCCCGCCGAGGTGTTCAACCGTCCCCGCCACGACCGGACGAGGACGTTCCTATCGCGGCTGCGGTGA
- the cydD gene encoding thiol reductant ABC exporter subunit CydD, with protein sequence MRRYLVATVGCGVLIAGCAIGAAVVLAHVAAGVITDPTTRTLSAWTPLLAALAGLWAVRTAARWLQARLGQRGASAVIAELAGQVLVAVTGRSPRRVAVERDEAITVVTHGLDGLRPYLTGYLPALLLAAVLTPATVVVIACADRQSALLVALTLPLIPLFMVLIGVATADRSATALTTLTLLRARLLDLVAGIPTLRALGRASGPEDRIAELSSAHRHSTMATLRIAFLSALVLELLAALCVALIAVSIGLRLVFGELSLTTGLTVLLLAPDVYWPLRRIGVEFHAAQDGKAAAARAFALIDEPADLPVGGRRVPSDPAVIRLQDLSVASRDRAAPHRVSATLRPGEITVLTGANGAGKTTTLQVLAGLTAPTGGRVWVGADTLADLDLPAWWRRVSWLSQRPVLVPGSVAANLAIFGELPDVAGACAASGFDRVLRDLPDGLHTRIGRGGVGLSLGQRQRLGLARALGSPAAVLLLDEPSAHLDAQAEQHVLAAIVDRARSGATVVIAGHRDPLRAIGDQVIEVKASDHGTV encoded by the coding sequence ATGCGGCGCTACCTGGTCGCGACCGTGGGCTGCGGTGTGCTCATCGCCGGCTGTGCGATCGGCGCGGCGGTCGTGCTGGCCCACGTCGCCGCCGGGGTGATCACCGACCCGACGACACGCACGCTGTCGGCGTGGACACCGCTGCTGGCCGCACTGGCCGGGCTGTGGGCGGTGCGCACCGCCGCCCGGTGGCTGCAGGCCCGGCTGGGTCAACGCGGGGCCAGCGCGGTGATCGCCGAGTTGGCCGGACAGGTCCTCGTCGCGGTCACCGGCCGGTCGCCACGGCGGGTCGCCGTCGAGCGCGACGAGGCGATCACCGTGGTCACCCACGGCCTCGACGGGCTGCGGCCCTATCTCACCGGCTACCTTCCGGCGCTGCTGCTGGCGGCGGTGCTCACCCCGGCCACCGTGGTGGTCATCGCCTGCGCCGATCGCCAGTCGGCGCTGCTGGTGGCGCTGACCCTGCCGCTGATCCCGCTGTTCATGGTGCTGATCGGGGTGGCCACCGCCGACCGCTCGGCCACCGCCTTGACCACCCTGACGCTGCTGCGGGCGCGACTGCTCGACCTGGTCGCCGGGATCCCCACCCTGCGTGCGCTCGGTCGCGCGAGCGGACCCGAAGACCGCATCGCCGAGCTGTCGAGCGCCCACCGGCACTCCACCATGGCCACGCTGCGGATCGCGTTTCTCTCGGCGCTGGTGCTGGAGTTGCTCGCCGCGCTCTGCGTCGCGTTGATCGCGGTGAGCATCGGGCTGCGCCTGGTGTTCGGCGAGCTCAGCTTGACCACGGGCCTCACGGTGCTGCTGCTGGCGCCCGACGTGTACTGGCCGTTGCGGCGCATCGGGGTCGAATTCCATGCCGCCCAGGACGGCAAGGCCGCGGCGGCGCGTGCGTTCGCGCTCATCGACGAACCCGCCGATCTGCCCGTCGGCGGCCGCCGGGTCCCGTCCGACCCGGCGGTGATCCGCCTGCAGGACCTCAGCGTGGCGAGTCGGGATCGAGCGGCACCACACCGGGTGTCGGCCACACTGCGCCCCGGCGAGATCACCGTGCTGACCGGGGCCAACGGGGCCGGCAAAACCACCACCCTGCAGGTCCTCGCCGGTCTCACCGCGCCGACCGGCGGCCGGGTATGGGTGGGCGCCGACACACTGGCCGATTTGGATCTGCCGGCGTGGTGGCGCCGAGTGTCCTGGCTGTCGCAACGCCCGGTGCTGGTGCCCGGCAGTGTCGCGGCCAACCTCGCCATTTTCGGCGAGCTGCCCGACGTCGCGGGCGCCTGCGCGGCGAGCGGATTCGACCGGGTGCTGCGGGATCTGCCCGACGGGCTGCACACCCGGATCGGCCGCGGCGGTGTCGGGCTGTCCCTGGGACAACGTCAGCGGCTCGGGTTGGCCCGCGCCCTCGGCTCGCCGGCCGCCGTCCTGCTGCTCGACGAGCCGAGCGCGCACCTCGACGCGCAGGCCGAACAGCACGTGCTGGCCGCAATCGTCGACCGCGCCCGGTCCGGCGCCACCGTGGTGATCGCCGGGCACCGCGACCCGCTGCGGGCCATCGGCGACCAGGTCATCGAGGTGAAGGCGAGCGATCATGGCACGGTCTGA
- a CDS encoding HdeD family acid-resistance protein, translated as MLPQLWKSTLVSGLLTVILGVVVLAWPGKTLLVAAVLFGVYLLVTGVAQVIFAFGLHVSAAGRVLSFISGAAALILAVMAFRHFGEDPLLAIWLLAIWIGIGFIFRGTATTVAAVSDAALPGRGWIIFIGVVSLLAGVVMLASPFESIAILTLVAGCWLVVIGVFEVLSALSMRSAANRVDRVLAPR; from the coding sequence ATGTTGCCGCAGTTGTGGAAGTCGACGCTGGTCTCGGGGCTGTTGACCGTGATCCTCGGCGTGGTGGTGTTGGCCTGGCCGGGCAAGACCCTGCTGGTCGCGGCGGTGTTGTTCGGGGTGTACCTGCTGGTGACCGGGGTCGCGCAGGTGATCTTCGCGTTCGGATTGCACGTCAGCGCCGCCGGGCGGGTGCTGTCGTTCATCAGCGGCGCCGCCGCGCTGATCCTGGCGGTCATGGCGTTTCGCCATTTCGGCGAGGACCCGCTGCTGGCGATCTGGCTGCTGGCGATCTGGATCGGGATCGGGTTCATCTTCCGCGGTACCGCCACCACGGTGGCCGCGGTCAGCGACGCCGCGCTGCCCGGGCGGGGCTGGATCATCTTCATCGGGGTGGTGAGCCTGCTGGCCGGGGTGGTGATGCTCGCGTCGCCGTTCGAGTCGATCGCGATCTTGACCCTGGTCGCCGGCTGCTGGCTGGTGGTGATCGGGGTGTTCGAGGTCCTCTCGGCGCTGAGCATGCGCAGCGCGGCCAACCGGGTCGACCGGGTCCTGGCCCCCCGGTAG
- a CDS encoding acyl-CoA thioesterase II: MLSSDFAELLTLLDLSRIDTDRFIGTHPSKNPPRTFGGQMMAQSYVASSRTLDRALPPSALSVYFINGGDIDKDIEFQVVRLRDERRFANRRVDAYQDGTLLASTQIGYLAGGAGLEHGIAVPEVPAPETLPPVTDLLAGYEKTVPLFIEALRPIEWRYTNDPSWIMRDKGERLEHNRVWVKAGGPMPDDPVLHTAALVYCSDTTVLDSIITTHGLSWGFDRIFAASANHSLWFHRPIRFDDWLLYSTSSPVATDLRGLGTGHFFDRSGQVVATVVQEGVVRYFPRRAR; encoded by the coding sequence GTGCTCAGCAGTGACTTCGCGGAACTGCTGACCCTGCTCGACCTCTCCCGTATCGACACCGACCGGTTCATCGGCACCCACCCGAGCAAGAACCCGCCCCGCACCTTCGGCGGTCAGATGATGGCCCAGTCGTACGTGGCCAGCAGCCGCACCCTGGATCGCGCTCTGCCGCCCAGTGCCCTGTCGGTGTATTTCATCAACGGCGGCGACATCGACAAAGACATCGAGTTCCAGGTGGTGCGGCTACGCGACGAGCGACGCTTTGCCAACCGCCGTGTCGACGCCTACCAGGACGGCACACTGCTGGCGTCGACGCAGATCGGCTACCTGGCCGGCGGGGCGGGCCTCGAACATGGGATCGCCGTGCCCGAGGTGCCCGCCCCCGAGACGCTGCCGCCGGTGACCGACCTGCTCGCCGGCTATGAGAAAACGGTGCCGCTGTTCATCGAGGCGCTGCGGCCCATCGAATGGCGCTACACCAACGACCCGTCCTGGATCATGCGCGACAAGGGCGAGCGGCTCGAGCACAACCGCGTCTGGGTCAAGGCGGGCGGGCCGATGCCCGACGACCCGGTGCTGCACACCGCCGCACTGGTGTACTGCTCGGACACCACGGTGCTGGACTCGATCATCACCACCCACGGGCTGTCGTGGGGCTTCGACCGGATCTTCGCCGCCAGCGCCAACCACTCGTTGTGGTTTCACCGTCCGATCCGGTTCGATGACTGGCTGCTGTATTCGACTTCGTCACCGGTGGCCACCGATTTGCGGGGGTTGGGCACCGGCCACTTCTTCGACCGCTCCGGGCAGGTCGTGGCCACGGTCGTACAGGAGGGCGTGGTGCGCTACTTTCCCCGACGGGCCCGCTGA
- a CDS encoding cytochrome ubiquinol oxidase subunit I: MSALDLSRWQFGITTVYHFIFVPLTIGLAPLIAVMQTVWVLTDNVAWYRLTRFFGKLFLINFAIGVATGIVQEFQFGMNWSEYSRFVGDVFGAPLALEGLAAFFFESTFIGLWIFGWGRLPKLVHLACIWIVAVAVNLSAFFIIAANSFMQHPVGARYNPETNRAELTSIVALFTNNTAQAAVAHAVFGSLVTAGTFVAAVCAWWMVRSRAADSPAHDSPSMYRPATILGCWVTLVAAAGLFVTGDIQGKLMFEQQPMKMASAESLCDTRTDPDFSILTVGRQNNCDHLTRVIEVPYVLPFLAEGKLSGVTLQGIRDIQADYEQRFGPNDYRPNLFVTYWSFRAMIGLLAVPVLFALAALWCTRRGRIPDQRWLSRFALWTLPTPFLANSAGWVFTEMGRQPWVVVPNPTGDQQVRLTVAEGVSGHGPAMVVVSLVSFTLVYAVLAVIWFWLLQRYVVEGPQDHDAEPIAPAPPGDDEIAPLSFAY, from the coding sequence TTGAGCGCCCTGGATCTGTCCCGCTGGCAATTCGGTATCACAACCGTCTACCACTTCATCTTCGTGCCGCTGACCATCGGGTTGGCCCCGCTGATCGCGGTCATGCAGACGGTGTGGGTGCTCACCGACAACGTCGCGTGGTATCGGCTCACCCGGTTCTTCGGCAAGCTGTTTTTGATCAACTTCGCGATCGGGGTGGCGACCGGGATCGTGCAGGAATTCCAGTTCGGGATGAACTGGAGCGAGTATTCGCGGTTCGTCGGCGACGTCTTCGGTGCACCGTTGGCGTTGGAGGGTCTGGCCGCGTTCTTCTTCGAGTCGACGTTCATCGGCCTGTGGATCTTCGGCTGGGGCCGGTTGCCCAAACTCGTTCACCTGGCGTGCATCTGGATCGTCGCGGTAGCGGTGAACCTGTCGGCGTTCTTCATCATCGCCGCGAACTCGTTCATGCAGCACCCGGTCGGTGCGCGCTACAACCCGGAGACCAACCGCGCCGAGTTGACCAGCATCGTCGCGTTGTTCACCAACAACACCGCCCAGGCCGCGGTCGCCCACGCCGTCTTCGGGTCGCTGGTGACCGCCGGGACGTTCGTCGCCGCGGTCTGCGCCTGGTGGATGGTGCGGTCGCGTGCCGCCGACTCCCCCGCCCACGATTCCCCCAGCATGTACCGGCCGGCCACCATTCTGGGTTGTTGGGTGACGCTGGTCGCCGCGGCCGGGCTGTTTGTCACCGGAGACATCCAGGGCAAGCTGATGTTCGAGCAGCAACCGATGAAGATGGCGTCGGCGGAGTCGCTCTGCGACACCCGGACCGACCCCGATTTCTCGATTCTGACCGTCGGACGGCAGAACAACTGTGACCACCTCACCCGGGTGATCGAGGTGCCCTACGTACTGCCGTTTCTGGCCGAGGGCAAGCTCTCCGGGGTCACCCTGCAGGGCATCCGCGACATCCAGGCCGACTATGAACAGCGGTTCGGCCCCAACGATTACCGGCCCAACCTGTTCGTCACCTATTGGTCGTTTCGCGCGATGATCGGGCTGCTGGCGGTGCCGGTGCTGTTCGCGTTGGCCGCCCTGTGGTGCACCCGACGCGGGCGCATCCCCGATCAGCGCTGGCTGTCCCGCTTCGCGCTGTGGACACTGCCCACCCCCTTCCTCGCCAACAGCGCGGGCTGGGTGTTCACCGAGATGGGCCGCCAACCCTGGGTGGTGGTGCCCAATCCGACCGGCGACCAGCAGGTGCGCCTCACCGTCGCTGAGGGGGTCTCCGGGCACGGCCCGGCCATGGTCGTCGTCTCGTTGGTGTCATTCACCCTGGTCTACGCGGTACTGGCGGTCATCTGGTTCTGGCTGCTGCAGCGCTACGTGGTGGAGGGCCCCCAAGACCACGACGCCGAACCGATCGCGCCGGCGCCGCCGGGCGACGACGAGATCGCGCCGCTGTCGTTCGCCTATTGA
- a CDS encoding amino acid ABC transporter permease, whose translation MSTQLPTVSTPPPIDAVPLRHPGRWLAAGLLVLGAGLLGYGAATNPAYGWPVYRRYLFDERIAAAAWTTVQLTVLAMVLAVGLGVALAIMRGSPNPVLRVLSWLYLWVFRGTPVYVQLIFWGLLPTLYGALRLGVPFGPTVAEIDLTDLSAAFVLAIVGLGLNEAAYLAEIIRAGIGSVPDGQVEAATALGMTRAQVLRRTVLPQAMRVIIPPTGNEVISMLKTTSLVTAVPYSLELYGRSRDIAGVIFEPIPLLLVAATWYLAITSVLMIGQHYLEGHVSRGMGRTAGLRRRPHR comes from the coding sequence GTGAGCACGCAGTTGCCGACGGTTTCGACCCCACCGCCCATCGACGCGGTGCCGCTGCGCCATCCGGGGCGCTGGCTCGCCGCCGGCCTGCTGGTGCTGGGCGCCGGACTGCTCGGCTACGGCGCGGCCACCAACCCGGCCTACGGCTGGCCGGTCTACCGCCGCTACCTGTTCGACGAACGGATCGCGGCGGCCGCCTGGACCACCGTGCAGTTGACGGTGCTGGCGATGGTGCTCGCGGTGGGCCTGGGGGTGGCGTTGGCGATCATGCGCGGCTCACCGAATCCGGTGCTGCGGGTGCTCTCCTGGCTGTACCTGTGGGTGTTTCGCGGGACACCGGTGTATGTGCAGCTGATCTTCTGGGGGCTGCTGCCCACCCTCTACGGCGCGCTGCGGCTGGGGGTGCCGTTCGGTCCGACCGTGGCCGAGATCGATCTCACCGACCTGTCGGCGGCATTTGTGCTGGCGATCGTCGGGCTCGGGCTCAACGAGGCCGCGTATCTGGCCGAGATCATCCGGGCCGGCATCGGTTCGGTGCCCGACGGTCAGGTCGAGGCGGCCACGGCGCTGGGGATGACGCGCGCACAGGTCTTGCGCCGCACCGTGCTGCCGCAGGCGATGCGGGTGATCATCCCGCCCACCGGCAACGAGGTGATCAGCATGCTGAAAACGACGTCGCTGGTGACCGCGGTGCCCTACAGCCTGGAACTCTACGGACGCTCCCGCGACATCGCCGGGGTGATCTTCGAACCAATCCCGCTGCTGCTGGTGGCCGCCACCTGGTATCTCGCGATCACCAGCGTGCTCATGATCGGTCAGCACTACCTGGAAGGCCATGTCTCCCGCGGGATGGGCCGTACGGCGGGACTGCGCCGGAGGCCGCACCGGTGA